TCAAAGTGTGTGACTCGTACCCTTTCTTCCCGCCAGCCGAGGCCCTCCTGCAGGCGGAGCAAAGCAAGCCACCTCCCAATATGGCCAGACAGGCACCCCCCCATCCCAGGTAGAGGCCCACACCCAGCTCAAACCTGCTAACACATGTCAGAGTGAAACAACACGCAAACGTGATGTTAgtgttgttgttgatgtgtgTGAACTGACTTGACACCGACGTATAGTGGGTTGTAGAAGTCCTGCACCACACTGCTGGCGTACCAGGAGCATGCGATCATGCAGCAAAGACCTGCAAAGACATTGCATCACGTGACATTTCTTTGCATGACCACTTTATTAGATACAAGTGTTTTTGCACTGTCACCAGCGAGAATGCTGAGGATGCCTCCGGTGCCGGCGATCTTGGCCTTGGACGTGTCGCTGGCCGAGCCGATCTTGATGCACTTGAGTCCGAGCAGGGAGATGATCATGGAGGCCAGGCCCAGCAGCAGGGACACGATCATCAGTGCCCGACACGCCTGCACGTGGCCTAAGCAGCGAGGACCACGTTACATGATGCCTGAATTGTACCATACGGTAAGTAAACATGTTTCTATCGTGACACCACACATCAGGCCaataagaacaacaacaaactaCCTGCTGAAAGCACTTGCAACATTTACTACAGAACAGTCAACTAGTAGGACATGACAGCCTGGAGACTCAACTAGTTTGactaatgtctttttttcttttttttttacacacggctcgctcctttCCCTCCAAACCCACCTGCTTGCTTGACGTTGTGTTCGTTGTCCATAACCTACGCCTGCTTACACCCTAACCCCACCAACGTTGGCCACTCAATCTGCAGCATAGGGGCATTTTATTGATGATTTCGGACCCTCATACTATTAAACTTCACATTTTAGAGTGGTCTTTTCTTGTGGCCAACCTATAAGggacacctgtgcaataatcaggTTGTGTAATCAatatcttgatatgccacacctgcgaGGTGGTTTATGAACTACAAATGATCACTAACAGATTTaggcagatttgtgaacaatgttTGAGTGACAGATGTCTTTTGTGTACATGGAATAAGTTTTACATCATTGAGGTCAGCTCATGGAAAATGGcagaacaaaagtgttgcgttttatatttttgttgagtagaagtttcacttttgcatctcacagcagcTATGGCGCGTTCAAGATCCGTTGAACAAAGTGTGAATTCTaaatgcttgacaaaaaaatgatCAGCGACTCAGAAAGACATAAGCTTTTTTAAGGGTGGTACATGTAAGAtgtgcattttacctgtattatcaggtatttataaattattaccgacttatgcTGAATgacatgtgttttctgcaggaaaaaatgccttttttctgataatttttaaaaaaaatcaaaaatcctAAAATTTACCGGGATGTGATTGCTGAATTGTTAATGTGTGTGGATCCACTATAGTAGGAAATGAGAATCTACCAACTTAACTAGGAGGACATGAGAGCCTGGAGATTCAATCAGTAGGACATGAGAGCCTGGGCATGAGAGCATGGAGAGTCAGCTAGTAGGACATGAGAACCTGGAGACTCAACTACTACGACATGAAAGCCTGCGCAGTCAACTAGCAGGAGATGGTAGCCTGGAGAATCAACTAGGAGGACAATGAGAACCTGGACATTCAAATAGTAGGACATGAGAACCTGGAGAATCAAGTAGTAGGACATGAGAGCCTTGACATGAGAACGTGGAGACTCAGTTAGTAGAACATGAGATCCTAGAGAGTGAAGGCTACAGGAGGGCGTCAGTAGTTTGAGTGAAAGAAGATGGTGGCGGTAACAAGGCCGGTTAATAATTGACAGTAATCATAAAAATTTTGGGCCGCACCCCTTTATGACTATGCAGTGTTTGGGCAGCTAGCCCTCAGAAAGGAAGACCAACAACGTCTACCACTTCTTTGTGTAAAATAGGTAAAGCATAATAAACTACAGAAGGAAGAAAACACCTAGATAACTTAAAGGAGAAAATTTTCCAGTAGAAAACTTGTGACCTTAAGAAAGAGCGCCCTCTTGGCTGCTGGTCTACTTTTTGTGTCGTCCAAATGCCCTACATAGTGGACACTTGATTGTTATCTCATCTAAGAAGAACTTATTCAGCGTCCAGTTTGAGCCCACCTACCAGGCAGAGAGAGCAGTGACTCGAAATCTCGACACTCAGCAATGCCAGCACTGTTCTCGGCGCAGGAGTGCCACAGGTTCTCAAACTGCCTCTGGGAGATGATGACGCTTCCCGACACGGTGGAGATTTTCCAGTAGTCGTTAGCCAGTGATGCTCCGGTGATAAGCCAGCTGACAATGCACATGACGAAGCCGGTCGCCTCCACAGACGTCGACATCGTCTCACTCAAACTCAGCTGTGCCCAAACGAGAGACCAAAGAAACGAGGAACTTACGACAAACTGCAGTGAAGGCGTTGGGTTTCTGTGGATAGGAGAAGACTTTGTCCTCTGACGGGGAATGGGGGGGGGGCCATAAAGTGCAGACCCCGCCCCCCCCCACTCAGTACCGATCATCATAGCAGAGAGTCAAGATGGCTCACCTATGCCATGGAATCGTCAAGGCTGGACCCTCCAGATGAAGAGCTGCTCCAACATCTTCATGGAGAAGGTCAGCTCAAGAGTTGTTGTTCATCAGTACCTTTTATGAGGAATGTGAAAAAAACCTGACCAAGCAAGTGAATGTCCATATAAGGACATCCCGGTCCACCATATACGTCAAAATCATGTGATGCAgaacatcatcatcaccatcaagATGAACAACACAAGCtcttctgtatgtgtgtgtgttttatagttttatggTTGGCCACAGTCAATGATTTATTCTGGCAGGAGTTCAAAGTTGAACAGGTCTGAATTATTGTAAGCAGGGGCTCTGCTTGTTCACCAGGCAAGGCAGGCAACTTCTCAGGGCCCCAGGCCAGTTGGGGTCCCCCGAGGGCTGACAAACTTTGAACTTCTACAGTAGTGGCTCTATGCAAAGGGACCCCCTGTGAATTTTTGCCTAGGGCCCCAATAGTCTGTAGAATCACCTCTGATTGTAAGTCATCAGTGTCTCTGAAAAGAACAACAGTCAAGCACATGAAGGacgccaaaacaacaacacagaggGAAATGGATGTTTCAGAAAGATGTTGTTGCCTTCAGTGGCTGATGTCATAATTGGAGAAAGCAAGGTGGAGGCGGAAGCAATTTGACGCCTCGAGGGAGACACCGACTGGTCCGACCGGTTCTGTAGACCAGAATCCATCCTCAGCATCTGGACACACCGGCTTGAACCTGGGACAGCACACACTTTTCAGTCAAGAGGAGGTTGTACGTTTGTCTGACATTGACTGTTGTTCTCACAGTGTAAACATGGTGGACATGACTTGACAAGAGCATGTGAATTATTTTGTTCCGAGGATGACGGTTATGCTTATGAGAAGGATCTTGGCACTGGTGCTGCTCCACATGGATCTGATACACTGTGAGTACAATCAGGGCTGTCTCTTGCAATAGGCCAGGCGTCGGCAAACTTTATTATCAAAAGCCATTTTGCTCCCTCACTCACTAAAGAAATgtagtctggagccgcaaaacctAACAGTTTATAAACTTTTAATCTTTCTTAATTtaacctgttacaacaacagaagaaacaagCAAAAGCGCCACGTCCATGTGTAACAGATGTCAACTGGTGGAGTTGTGATAGCACCTTGGTTAAACGCCTTAAGTGTCGCAGCACATGTCAACTGCCTGTTTCTCGCTGGCTAACGCTGTTCAACTTAAAAGCTCAGTCAGTGGATTTATGTGGTCACAGGTTCGAGCCCGGCGTGCGCAGGGCTGGACTGCATGGATGACCACTGTTGCAAGTGTAGGTCTCCTTTGGaataaattactacttttcagaaaatgtctttcaacgttttttgttgtttgctcacTTCTCACACCTTGTAAGCATATAGGTAAGCCAGCATGGTTGGCAGAGATTCtgagatgtttcttttttggAGTGATATATTCAGTGTTGAAAAGACGTCTCTGTCATGTCTCAACGAACGCAGGCAGGCAAACACCGGCTCCTCTGCACTTTCTTGCGCTCATCCAATCCCTAGTCACCACTCAGTCAAGATGCATTCATGGTCTTACAAGAAGTCAGATATTAAGACTTTTCAAAAACCTGCATTTTCCCCTCTTGCGTGTTAAATATTTGAGCATGtgcgaagggagccacaacaaagaCGCTGAACATCCCtatgcggctccggagccgcaaGTTGTTGACCCCACTATAGGCAAACAAGGCGACTGCTCCCATGCCGACAAGGGGCCCCAGAGCTGCATATTCAGCCTTATCTGAGGGCCTAGCAACACAGAAATGGCAAAGTACTTTATCGTTTCGCAAACAGctttctgggtgccctgaaa
This sequence is a window from Dunckerocampus dactyliophorus isolate RoL2022-P2 chromosome 2, RoL_Ddac_1.1, whole genome shotgun sequence. Protein-coding genes within it:
- the cldn15la gene encoding claudin 15-like a, which produces MSTSVEATGFVMCIVSWLITGASLANDYWKISTVSGSVIISQRQFENLWHSCAENSAGIAECRDFESLLSLPGHVQACRALMIVSLLLGLASMIISLLGLKCIKIGSASDTSKAKIAGTGGILSILAGLCCMIACSWYASSVVQDFYNPLYVGVKFELGVGLYLGWGGACLAILGGGLLCSACRRASAGGKKGGFYGNSQPQKVYKPTAKSEAESARAYV